Proteins from a genomic interval of Gemmatimonadaceae bacterium:
- a CDS encoding SgcJ/EcaC family oxidoreductase, giving the protein MQTRIILMLAVTAVTTTACSKPADTTADTGMAAQGVITPPAHRAAEEAAIKEADAEFFTAVNARNAAAAAETYSDDAVYMEAGSPAITGKDAIRKHLENLVKLPQLAMSGEAIDIKFSDDGTVAYETGKYSLGYADAKGNPVKDEGKYLIVWRKFDGTWKTVAESNNSDKAPAQ; this is encoded by the coding sequence ATGCAGACTCGAATCATCTTGATGCTTGCAGTAACCGCTGTAACGACAACTGCCTGCAGCAAGCCAGCAGACACCACCGCGGACACCGGAATGGCTGCGCAGGGCGTCATTACACCCCCGGCCCATAGAGCTGCTGAAGAGGCTGCGATCAAGGAGGCGGACGCAGAATTCTTCACTGCCGTGAACGCCAGGAATGCGGCTGCGGCTGCCGAGACCTACTCCGATGACGCCGTCTACATGGAGGCGGGCTCACCCGCGATCACCGGCAAAGACGCGATCAGGAAACACCTCGAAAATCTCGTGAAGCTGCCCCAGCTCGCGATGTCGGGCGAAGCAATCGACATCAAGTTCTCGGATGACGGGACCGTTGCCTACGAGACGGGAAAGTATTCTCTAGGGTATGCTGACGCGAAAGGCAATCCGGTGAAGGATGAAGGCAAATACCTTATCGTCTGGCGAAAGTTCGACGGAACGTGGAAAACCGTTGCCGAGTCCAATAACTCGGACAAGGCTCCCGCCCAGTAA
- a CDS encoding deoxyhypusine synthase family protein → MTHTHARTVEAPRKPRTSTARKADGAVSQFIRHQFRHFNAATLVDAADAYSAHLEDGGKMFMTIAGAMSTAELGISLAEMIRQDKVQAITCTGANLEEDIFNLVAHDHYERLPNYRDLTPEDEASLLARHLNRVTDTCIPEMEAMRRIEQVVLDEWMRADRAGERYFPHEFMYRILRNGSLEGSYQIDPSDSWMVAAAERNLPMFVPGWEDSTLGNMYAAHCIAGDVKKVHTVRTGIEYMMELADWYTGASTDGSIGFFQIGGGIAGDFPICVVPMLHQDLQRDNVPVWGYFCQISDSTTSYGSYSGAVPNEKITWGKLAVDTPKFVIESDATIVAPLIFALVLGW, encoded by the coding sequence ATGACGCACACTCATGCCCGAACCGTCGAGGCGCCGCGCAAACCGCGAACGTCGACTGCGCGCAAGGCCGACGGCGCAGTATCGCAATTCATCAGGCACCAGTTCCGTCACTTCAACGCCGCAACCCTCGTGGATGCCGCCGACGCGTACTCCGCGCATCTGGAGGACGGCGGCAAGATGTTCATGACGATTGCCGGCGCGATGAGCACAGCCGAGCTCGGAATTTCGCTCGCCGAGATGATCCGTCAGGACAAGGTTCAGGCGATAACATGCACCGGCGCGAACCTCGAGGAGGACATCTTCAACCTCGTCGCGCATGACCACTATGAGCGCCTGCCTAACTACCGCGATCTAACGCCCGAAGACGAGGCTTCGCTTCTCGCGCGTCATCTGAACCGCGTCACCGACACGTGCATTCCTGAAATGGAGGCCATGCGGCGCATCGAGCAGGTCGTGCTCGACGAGTGGATGCGCGCCGATCGCGCTGGAGAGCGGTATTTTCCGCACGAATTCATGTACCGGATTCTTCGCAACGGCTCGCTCGAAGGAAGTTATCAGATCGATCCGAGTGACTCCTGGATGGTAGCCGCGGCGGAAAGGAACCTCCCCATGTTCGTTCCCGGATGGGAGGATTCGACGCTCGGCAACATGTACGCGGCGCACTGCATCGCGGGCGATGTGAAGAAGGTGCACACGGTGCGGACCGGAATCGAATACATGATGGAGCTCGCCGACTGGTACACCGGGGCTTCCACTGACGGATCGATTGGATTCTTCCAGATCGGCGGGGGAATCGCCGGGGATTTCCCGATCTGCGTGGTTCCGATGCTGCACCAGGATCTGCAGCGCGACAACGTTCCGGTGTGGGGCTATTTCTGCCAGATCTCCGATTCGACGACCAGCTACGGATCGTATTCAGGCGCCGTGCCGAACGAAAAGATCACGTGGGGAAAGCTGGCTGTGGATACGCCGAAATTCGTGATCGAGAGCGATGCAACGATCGTCGCTCCTCTGATTTTCGCTCTTGTACTGGGGTGGTAG